The following coding sequences lie in one Vigna radiata var. radiata cultivar VC1973A unplaced genomic scaffold, Vradiata_ver6 scaffold_376, whole genome shotgun sequence genomic window:
- the LOC106780208 gene encoding uncharacterized protein LOC106780208, whose translation MATLQMSHVDLEQGNHRRSVVGSDASVEGSLCFSDADDGSCYSRFYSTNGGSYDDYSFDCVSDPEAGDFPHSGRASSVSECSVELETRTGVPEIKVHLAKVEKDCRICHMGLVSDSHESGVPIELGCSCKDDLAAAHKHCAEAWFKIKGNRTCEICHSVARNVYGGNEDSTEHVSDGNNGTTAAATVSTTAPFTEPRRFWHGHRFLNFLLACMVFAFVISWLFHFNVTSS comes from the exons ATGGCCACCTTGCAGATGTCCCATGTTGATTTGGAGCAAGGAAACCATCGCCGTTCGGTTGTTGGAAGTGATGCGAGCGTTGAAGGGAGCTTGTGCTTCTCTGATGCTGATGATGGTTCTTGCTACTCTCGTTTCTACTCAACAAATGGTGGTTCATATGATGATTACAGCTTTGATTGTGTTTCTGATCCTGAGGCTGGGGATTTTCCTCATTCTGGGAGAGCTTCTTCTGTTTCTGAGTGCTCTGTCGAGTTGGAAACTAGAACTGGGGTTCCTGAGATCAAAGTGCATTTGGCTAAAGTGGAGAAGGATTGTAGGATTTGTCACATGGGTTTGGTGAGTGATAGCCATGAGTCTGGTGTCCCCATAGAATTGGGTTGTTCCTGTAAGGATGATTTGGCTGCTGCTCACAAGCACTGTGCTGAGGCCTGGTTCAAGATTAAGGGAAATAG GACTTGTGAAATCTGTCATTCTGTTGCTCGGAATGTTTACGGAGGAAACGAGGATTCGACAGAGCATGTTAGCGATGGTAACAATGGTACTACAGCAGCAGCCACAGTCTCCACAACTGCTCCTTTTACAGAACCTCGAAGATTTTGGCATGGCCATCGCTTCCTCAATTTCTTGCTTGCTTGTATGGTTTTTGCATTTGTGATATCATGGCTTTTCCACTTCAATGTGACATCATCGTAG